The Lactuca sativa cultivar Salinas chromosome 2, Lsat_Salinas_v11, whole genome shotgun sequence genome includes a window with the following:
- the LOC128132384 gene encoding vicilin-like seed storage protein At2g18540: MTAIETLSLSHTTFLYTATTLDLSFGFVFFMSLVTRATCPKQSSTSSSFKEDDVSQKHWNITHTQPPSSQKEDVGVEKSHEQPPGTHSHIPGQESDAPMRETRDDQERQSQREEKEGNAQIDLNEEMLKEKRLRDKKTKEELMKLKVVEQEEGGRVRKELIQMVVKESKRKENELKAEKKREQKEREKNKALINNDEIIQGLEKNASENEQIATKQLQLVLSELREAEEQKEEERKELVGMLHEEQQKREEQERVQTTDKLIELAIHCEKSLDQFTKTGMESAQDMEKDFVFAADDGLIQDSY, from the coding sequence ATGACAGCAATAGAGACGTTGAGTTTATCTCACACCACATTCTTGTACACAGCAACCACACTGGATTTAAGTTTTGGCTTTGTCTTCTTCATGAGCTTGGTTACAAGGGCAACATGTCCCAAACAATCATCTACCTCTTCATCCTTTAAAGAAGATGATGTCTCGCAAAAACATTGGAATATAACACATACACAACCCCCTTCCTCTCAAAAGGAAGATGTGGGTGTCGAAAAAAGTCATGAGCAGCCCCCAGGGACACACTCACATATCCCAGGCCAAGAGTCTGATGCTCCAATGAGGGAAACACGAGATGACCAGGAGAGGCAAAGTCAAAGAGAGGAGAAAGAGGGAAATGCTCAGATAGACTTGAATGAGGAAATGTTAAAAGAGAAGAGACTGAGAGATAAGAAGACAAAAGAAGAATTGATGAAATTGAAAGTTGTGGAACAGGAAGAAGGAGGAAGGGTTAGAAAAGAGCTTATTCAGATGGTTGTGAAAGAGAGTAAGAGGAAAGAGAATGAGCTAAAGGCTGAGAAGAAGAGAGAGCAAAAGGAAAGAGAGAAAAACAAGGCTCTAATAAACAATGATGAAATTATACAAGGGTTGGAGAAGAACGCTTCTGAGAACGAACAAATTGCCACCAAGCAATTGCAACTGGTTCTTAGTGAATTAAGAGAGGCTGAGGAACAGAAAGAAGAGGAGCGAAAGGAATTAGTGGGAATGTTGCATGAGGAGCAACAAAAGAGGGAAGAGCAAGAGAGGGTCCAGACCACGGATAAACTCATTGAGCTTGCCATCCATTGTGAGAAGTCTTTGGACCAATTCACAAAGACTGGTATGGAATCTGCTCAAGACATGGAAAAGGACTTTGTGTTTGCTGCTGACGATGGACTCATCCAAGACTCTTATTAA